In the genome of Leptospira congkakensis, one region contains:
- a CDS encoding RNA polymerase sigma factor, with protein sequence MIEDPHLLLLESSLAGKTNALEELIQIFQPKVFSLALKFLWNPEDAEDATQEILVKVITNLGGFRKESKLSTWIYRIASNHLINVQKSKMERRKVHLRAVREELHRTQKPYQPPLEFPTVTMDEESSPPVSELILHVQVACTYSMLQGLSRPYRMAYLLGEVFQTSSEEGALVMGIRPEAFRQKLSRSRKQMESFLGKECSLTKANNQCQCENRIGYATRAGRIKSYLKLSEQMKLDGRWKETKPMMADTSKIRKAAEVFRNHPEYLPKKHQLENIRTLLHNSFPLSAR encoded by the coding sequence ATGATCGAAGATCCGCATCTTTTACTATTAGAAAGTTCACTTGCTGGAAAAACCAATGCTTTGGAAGAGCTCATTCAAATCTTCCAACCAAAAGTTTTTTCACTGGCTTTGAAATTTTTATGGAATCCAGAAGATGCGGAAGATGCCACCCAAGAAATTTTGGTGAAAGTGATTACGAACTTAGGTGGATTCAGGAAGGAGAGTAAACTTTCAACTTGGATCTATCGGATTGCCAGTAACCATTTGATCAATGTACAAAAATCAAAAATGGAACGAAGGAAGGTTCATTTGCGAGCTGTTCGCGAGGAATTACACCGGACACAAAAACCTTACCAACCGCCACTTGAATTTCCAACCGTAACCATGGATGAAGAATCCTCGCCGCCAGTTTCTGAACTTATTTTACATGTTCAGGTAGCTTGCACCTACTCTATGTTACAAGGTCTTTCCAGGCCTTACCGAATGGCTTATCTTTTAGGAGAAGTGTTCCAAACTTCCAGTGAAGAAGGTGCTCTTGTGATGGGAATTCGTCCAGAAGCCTTCCGCCAAAAGTTATCTAGGTCTAGAAAACAAATGGAATCATTTCTTGGAAAAGAATGTAGTCTTACAAAAGCAAATAATCAGTGTCAATGTGAAAATCGAATCGGTTATGCAACAAGAGCTGGAAGGATCAAATCTTATCTCAAACTTTCAGAACAAATGAAACTAGATGGGCGATGGAAAGAAACAAAACCAATGATGGCCGATACTTCGAAAATTAGAAAAGCAGCGGAGGTATTTCGAAATCATCCAGAATACTTACCTAAAAAACATCAGCTAGAAAACATTCGTACACTTCTACACAACTCGTTTCCACTCTCGGCTCGGTGA